A section of the Zygosaccharomyces rouxii strain CBS732 chromosome B complete sequence genome encodes:
- the NKP1 gene encoding Nkp1p (weakly similar to uniprot|Q12493 Saccharomyces cerevisiae YDR383C NKP1): MYKTETLWKRAGNLWEKVMVRYDKLLEFIETLNPPSGVRGIPESITKSLQPKQSRSSVDELCKKVYQVEKEERRQQLLQVLENVGDMPQSMLGYDIREATSIDRLSQQVCQLPRLTTLQDNQEDQNVLQEYNYLRDQIIQKCKAIEVANKVLDQSGKDLKTIESLLQNLPDPERFFSNYHKTLDGELKRI; this comes from the coding sequence ATGTACAAGACAGAAACGTTATGGAAACGGGCAGGAAACCTATGGGAAAAGGTAATGGTAAGATATGACAAGCTCTTAGAGTTTATAGAAACTTTGAATCCACCGTCAGGGGTAAGAGGTATTCCAGAGTCAATTACTAAATCACTTCAACCAAAACAATCGAGAAGCTCTGTAGATGAACTTTGTAAAAAAGTATATCAGGTAGAGAAAGAGGAGAGGAGGCAACAGCTTTTGCAAgtattggaaaatgttgGTGATATGCCTCAAAGCATGTTAGGCTATGACATCAGAGAGGCAACTTCAATTGACCGACTTAGCCAGCAAGTGTGCCAATTGCCCCGGTTGACAACTTTACAGGATAACCAAGAGGATCAGAACGTTTTACAAGAATACAACTATCTGAGAGATCAAATAATACAAAAATGTAAAGCCATTGAAGTAGCTAACAAAGTCTTAGATCAATCTGGTAAGGACCTAAAGACAATAGAGAGTCTTTTACAGAACCTACCCGATCCAGAACGATTCTTTAGTAATTACCACAAGACACTTGACGGCGAATTAAAGAGGATTTGa
- the ATO3 gene encoding putative ammonium permease ATO3 (similar to uniprot|Q12359 Saccharomyces cerevisiae YDR384C ATO3 Plasma membrane protein regulation pattern suggests a possible role in export of ammonia from the cell member of the TC 9.B.33 YaaH family of putative transporters), translating into MSNHSSASRQLNSFEEKEEAPTEFNDIHRDTTNYDSGYKEDLNEQHLSEGNEPIVHSITQQGDFVEMGGHRYRRKDLANIFAADLDNVAYKTRPRHGVQLGNPVPLGLASFSFCCLILSLVNARVRGVTDSKLLVPAFLFFGGAIELFAGLLCFVIGDTYSMTVFSSFGGFWICWGCINTDQFHVAAAYENDPTMMNNVQGYFLAGWVVFTFLVMVCAMKSTWGLFLLLFFLELTFLLLCIGSFINNAHVLMAGGYFGILSSVCGWYSLYCAIADPAYTYAPLRAYPMPNSQV; encoded by the coding sequence ATGTCGAACCATTCCAGCGCATCACGGCAATTAAATTCCTTCGAAGAGAAGGAAGAGGCACCAACTGAGTTTAACGACATCCACAGAGACACCACTAACTATGACAGTGGGTACAAAGAGGATCTAAACGAACAGCATCTGTCAGAGGGAAATGAGCCGATAGTTCATTCGATCACCCAACAAGGTGATTTTGTCGAAATGGGAGGTCATAGATATCGGAGAAAAGATCTGGCAAATATCTTTGCCGCAGACTTGGACAATGTGGCATACAAAACGAGACCCCGCCACGGAGTTCAGCTGGGTAATCCGGTTCCGCTAGGTTTAGCTTCCTTCTCATTTTGTTGTCTAATTTTATCTCTTGTCAATGCACGTGTTCGTGGTGTTACGGATTCCAAGCTGTTAGTTCCAGCATTTTTGTTCTTTGGTGGTGCTATTGAATTATTCGCGGGGTTGCTATGTTTTGTTATTGGTGATACCTATTCTATGACtgttttttcatcattcGGTGgattttggatttgttgGGGATGTATTAATACTGACCAGTTTCATGTAGCGGCGGCGTATGAGAATGATCCGACGATGATGAATAATGTCCAAGGTTATTTCTTGGCGGGCTGGGTTGTCTTCACATTTTTAGTGATGGTTTGCGCGATGAAATCGACGTGGGgtcttttcttgttgttaTTCTTCTTAGAGTTGACATTTTTGCTTCTCTGTATTGGCTCCTTCATCAACAATGCCCACGTCTTGATGGCCGGTGGTTATTTCGGAATATTGAGTAGTGTCTGTGGTTGGTATTCGCTGTACTGTGCGATTGCGGATCCTGCATATACTTATGCTCCATTGAGGGCTTATCCGATGCCAAATTCTCAGGTGTAG
- the UGX2 gene encoding Ugx2p (similar to uniprot|P32772 Saccharomyces cerevisiae YDL169C UGX2): MNPLLSPEMLSSEATMVYSTTYNSNLQTTNNFTVSSSESQGFAWNQDLFASQYQQMCKVVYDGHEDTLDGLMEYIRRHSGSSNNAGGNTAAFKYNEDGDEALTDCENNEEEDAEFEPTRLSEWRFFHPKVCEELNRPRRISERSLSFVSDSKNGSFNRCDTAVIEVDSDTPENNHLKWLLTAGK, encoded by the coding sequence ATGAACCCACTCTTGTCCCCAGAGATGCTGTCTAGCGAGGCAACAATGGTCTATTCCACAACATATAACTCCAATCTTCAAACGACCAACAATTTCACAGTATCCTCTTCGGAATCGCAGGGGTTTGCATGGAATCAAGATCTCTTCGCATCACAGTATCAGCAAATGTGCAAAGTCGTCTACGATGGTCACGAGGATACTTTAGACGGGCTTATGGAGTATATACGTAGGCATAGCGGTAGCAGTAACAATGCTGGTGGAAACACCGCCGCTTTCAAGTATAATGAAGACGGCGATGAAGCGCTGACGGACTGCGAAAATAacgaagaggaagatgcaGAATTCGAACCCACTAGGCTTTCAGAATGGAGGTTTTTCCATCCGAAGGTCTGCGAAGAGCTCAATAGGCCGCGTAGAATATCTGAAAGATCTTTAAGCTTTGTTTCCGATTCGAAAAATGGTAGTTTCAACAGATGCGACACCGCGGTTATTGAAGTCGATTCTGATACCCCAGAAAACaatcatttgaaatggCTGTTGACTGCAGGAAAATAG
- the PWP1 gene encoding rRNA-processing protein PWP1 (similar to uniprot|P21304 Saccharomyces cerevisiae YLR196W PWP1) → MISATCWVPRGYASEFPEKYELDNEEMERINQMANLNLNDATAEMEEVAEEEEEGAQEEASEESQPNPSKLQDQLDADDDLKEFDMEHYDDEDSGANGAGVAMFPGLEGEDVRFHEGEEGEDPYISLPNKEEQTEEKQELQVYPTDNMVLATRTEDDVSYLDVYIYDDGAGFHDVEVPQEKGDEADPDVARGLVRDSSLYVHHDLMLPAFPLCVEWLNYRPGSQSDDPANFAAIGSFDPQIEIWNLDCVEKAFPDMILGEPEQGSGASLKNKKNKKKQKNQHITTHHTDAILSLALNKHFRAVLASTSADHTVKLWDLNNGTAARSLASIHSGKNVSSSEWHKTNGSVLLTSGYDSRVALSDVRISDESQLSKYWSVLPGEEVESSTFADENIILSGTDSGNVYAFDIRNNSGSKPVWTLNAHDAGISCLCANDYIPGMMTTSAMGDKTVKLWKFPLEQDNTGGLGPSMVLSRDFDVGNVLSVSFANDVEVAGNMAIGGVNTGLKLYDVFSNRTVRKSFGRELSAAQQTAKAEAQQLGKSSRFARKYRGNSQPDTVVTVDADNEEDEDDADEDEE, encoded by the coding sequence ATGATATCTGCTACTTGTTGGGTACCAAGGGGTTATGCCTCTGAGTTTCCTGAGAAGTATGAGCTAGACAACGAAGAGATGGAAAGAATCAACCAGATGGCTAATTTAAACCTCAATGATGCTACCGCTGAAATGGAAGAGGTTGCagaggaggaggaagaaggAGCTCAAGAGGAAGCTTCGGAAGAATCTCAACCTAATCCTTCAAAACttcaagatcaattggatgCAGACGACGATTTGAAAGAGTTTGACATGGAACACtacgatgatgaagacaGTGGTGCAAATGGGGCTGGTGTAGCCATGTTCCCTGGCCtagaaggtgaagatgttAGATTCcatgaaggtgaagaaggtgaagatcCTTACATTTCTTTGCCTAATAAGGAGGAACAAACTGAAGAGAAACAAGAGTTGCAAGTTTACCCCACCGATAATATGGTTTTAGCTACTAGAACTGAAGATGACGTTTCATATTTGGATGTTTACATCTATGACGATGGTGCTGGATTCCACGATGTCGAAGTACCACAGGAGAAGGGTGATGAGGCTGATCCTGATGTCGCTAGAGGGCTCGTGCGGGACAGCTCACTGTACGTGCATCACGATTTGATGTTACCAGCATTCCCACTCTGTGTTGAATGGTTAAATTACAGACCTGGATCTCAATCTGATGACCCTGCCAATTTTGCCGCCATTGGATCTTTCGACCctcaaattgaaatatggAATTTGGATTGTGTTGAAAAGGCGTTCCCAGATATGATCCTAGGTGAACCCGAACAAGGTTCAGGAGCATCtttaaagaacaaaaagaacaagaagaagcaaaagAACCAACATATTACTACTCACCATACCGATGCAATTTTGTCCTTAGCACTTAACAAGCACTTCCGTGCCGTTTTGGCATCTACGTCCGCAGACCACACTGTCAAACTTTGGGATTTGAACAACGGTACAGCGGCAAGATCGTTGGCTTCCATCCACAGTGGTAAGAATGTTTCGTCATCTGAATGGCACAAGACCAATGGATCTGTGCTTTTAACTTCCGGTTACGATTCTCGTGTTGCATTATCAGATGTTAGAATTTCAGATGAATCTCAGTTGTCCAAATATTGGTCAGTACTACCGGGCgaagaagtggaaagtTCCACATTCGCTGATGAAAATATAATACTGAGTGGTACCGATTCTGGTAATGTTTACGCATTTGATATTAGAAATAATTCAGGTTCCAAACCAGTCTGGACATTGAATGCTCATGACGCTGGAATATCATGTCTATGTGCCAATGATTACATCCCGGGTATGATGACTACCTCCGCTATGGGTGATAAAACGGTCAAGCTTTGGAAATTCCCATTGGAACAAGACAACACTGGTGGATTGGGACCAAGCATGGTTCTTTCTCGTGACTTCGACGTCGGTAATGTTCTTTCAGTGTCATTTGCCAACGATGTTGAAGTGGCAGGAAACATGGCAATCGGTGGTGTTAATACAGGTTTGAAACTTTATGACGTCTTTTCCAACAGGACCGTTCGTAAGAGTTTTGGCCGCGAACTGTCAGCCGCTCAACAAACCGCTAAAGCTGAAGCACAACAGTTAGGTAAAAGCTCTAGATTTGCCCGTAAATATCGTGGAAACAGTCAACCGGACACCGTTGTCACCGTTGATGCcgataatgaagaagatgaggatgatgccgatgaggatgaagaataG